TAACCCATCAAAGTCAGGTTTGTTCTTACCAAAGACTTGCAAAACCTCTTCTCTTGCACGAGCTTGCCAATTTGGATACTTACTCAACAAAACCATTGTCCAAACAAGTAAAACTGAGGTTGTCTCTTCCCCAGCAAAGTAGAAAAGCTTACATTCCTCAATTACATCCTTAATACTCATTCCGGCACTCTTCTTGTTACCAAATTCCTTAATCTCTTTTGAATTCGATTCCATAAGTATGCCTAATAAGTCATCATTTCTACCTTTGCTTGCCTTCTCCCTTTTCTTAATGATTCCCATTAGTAAGTCTTGTACTTCTCTTTCAATTTCCTTCATCCTCCTATGCGTCTTTGTTGGTAAAAACCTGCATGTATAAATATTAGCTATTAGTAAATTGTGAAGATTGAAGACACAGAAATGGAAATTGTATTAATTATAATGTGATGATCTCtgttaatttttgtatttgatgaGATGTTCAGGAAAGTaggttataaccaatttcatttctgaataaacaataaaatttggaattttgttttcattggAGGCacggttttaaaaaccgaacatAACCGACCGGTTCAACCAAGAACTAGAACCAATCCGATTTGGTAAAATCATCCAAAATTGGTCAAAAACTGAGTTAAACTAGGAACCAGggccaaaatcaaaattttgaccGTACtgttttttaaaatcatgattAGACTTCAAAgacatgaaaatttttatttggaaggTGGGTGAAGCAGAAGTTGAAATTTGTTGAAAGCttggtttattaaaaaatagcacattcctataataaaaaaatagcacatatatatatttattagatatgatagaatttcaacctaaataatataaaactaaatTGTACTTGGTTAATCCTAtctcaataaaaatcaaatttgacttttctttttctttttttgtttttgtttttgttttgttgggtAAGAAACCGAACTTgactaaatttcaaatttgaatgtTTAATCACTACCTTAGTCCTGGAAAGTATACAGATTGTTCTACTTTTACAACAAGTTGTGCTTGCTCTTTTTGGAGTTCAaatattcttcttccttctttataACTACTTCCAAATGCTGTTCTTGAAATCACATCGCTTGACAAGTTTTCAAGATAAGGCCATACATCTAACTCATAGGATCCATCTTCAGAGATCAGCCTCTCCCATTGGCTAATCATATCAATGCAACTTTGATAAAATGCAGGTAACATAAACTGTAGTAATCGCAATGTAAATAGtttaaattatcataaatagaaacaaaattatTGGTATTATATTGTTCAACAAATCTCCATACATAACTTTCTACACAAATGTTTTCGCAGCTGTTGCAAATGACAAGTTATTAATGATATATAGCCCATATGAAAATCTATaaccatttttttaagagaaaaatcaCTAACAatttatgttaggttctaaggatttaggatctaaatgtattagaacttcaatgtgtaatgttggcaaaccatgatcaaaacttagagtctagatttaggctgcttAAAGTGatttatatgtaaagttggaatcaagtaattgcagaaaattactgttcaatttctgcaaggctcgatcgataaAAAATTAGACTCAATTAATCGAAGCTTgtgcagaatgttttttctgcagaatttccaactcagcccaaacccatatgacgtgtagggttttatgttttgccttaagtataaaaagaaaaaccctagccacgttttagttgTTTAtgatatgctgtgtgtgtgaatctcttgtgagatctagaggtatttgccttcatacacacttagagttatcaagatcaagattgatgtcgagagcttggtgatcgcttcagttgctacataaagagcttaaagaaaaacacaagtgggagtacttgtggttgctgtgaatccaaaaaagaagtagtctgtggactcaaagctgtcacatggtcgtggtagtaagttttctactcgaggtagcaataagatgttagtggtctaagtcactattataaaatttcaattttttcatagtggatctgttttaccttgaggatagctaggttaaatcctctccaggttttttaccggtttggttttcctaggttatcatatcattgtgttcatTATTTTCCGCAttgtttacatgatatgatttacttgtgttaacctagatttgaataatttacctaagtaatcacttggctaaataactaggttaaacaacttgtgttttaaggggtctaaaaacgtacaattTACCGTTtcaataacagtaaaaaaatgttatgtccataTTATTACTCTATATTGTTTTTGATAGAATCCCAACCACCCTTTTAATACACATTCGGTTTGTTATATAGCCAAATTGCCAACAAAGAATTATCCTTTCATTTATATAAAGAATTCAAAGTAGTTAAATTCTTTATAactatttcttaattttttttttttaaatttgattgcaATAGATgtttttaagttaatttttttttttatagagatagaatttaaaatttgtagCATCCACCCTATAATAATTACTCTTTACTATTAAACCAAGatactattaaaataaaattgggtGTAGATAGGGGTCAAATTTGAGCAAACAAGAATAGACTTTGagagtttaaatttaattgatgtTATTCATATTTGAAAGTTTGAATAGACATttaatccttttttctttttcttttttcagaaGAAAATggacatataatattatttgctATACTAGGATTACTGATGTTTGAATGTGCTTAGAATCTTATTCGCACACAATATTTTCGGTCAACCATATTTTAACCAATAGAACAAAGGTGGTATTTTCTATAATGACtttgaattaattaatcaaagGTAGTACCTAGCAATAATTATATTATGTCAAAGTTTGAATGGAcatttaatccttttttttttttaagaagaaaatggacatataatattatttgctATACTAGGATTACTGACGTTTGAATGTACTTAGAATCTTATTTGTACACAATATTTTTGGTCAACCATATTTCAACCAATCGAACAAAGGTAGTATTTTCTATAATGGCtttgaattaattaatcaaaaggTAGTATCTAGCAATAATTATATTCTATCAAAGTTTGAATGGacatttaatctttttttttttttatagaagaaaatgaacatataatattatttgctATACTAGCATTACTGATGTTTGAATGTACTTAGAATCTTATTTGCACATAATATTTTCGGTCAACCATTTTTTAACCAATAGAACAAAGGTAGTATTTTCTATAATGACtttgaattaattaatcaaaaggTAGTATCTAGCAATAATTATATTCTTTGTCGTGCCTAGTGTATGTAGTCTAAACCCTACTTCTCCCATTAACTACCCATCTCAAAAAATATTCTCACTTTTAAGTTATGAGTACTGCtatagtcacaaactattttacaacatttttacaaattattgatatgGCAAATTCTTACTGATTCTCATTTGGGTTCATCACTAACATCATCTTTTCACTTACTAATAATCGTTCACCACatcattaatttgtaaaaaagtttgtaaaatagtttatgccTGTAACATTACTCATAACCAAAACGCAAACAATTCCCTATCGTGATTATTGTACTGTGCCTATAAGTTTTTTGATCACTAACATGTGCTAGATGGACATTTGAAACTTTGCTATGGAGTTCAGTACAGAAGTGTTTTTGTGTTAAACTAGGTGATTTGTACCATATCACTTTAAAGATAAATCATGCTGCTCCAAACTAAGGAACAACATTTTTTACCAAAGTGTTAACAATAATCTAATTTGGACACAACTATGGATTCCACATGGatttaaaaagataagaaaTGTAATATATAACCTTCAACTTCTCCATATGGAAAGCAGGGTTGATAATCTTTCTGTGTTTAGCCCATTTCTCACCCTCGTAGTATACTACTCCCATTGTAAGCAATCTAGCAAGTGGATTTGGTTTGGGCTTCTGAAAGTCACCTATCTTGGTGAAAACATCTTTGATTTGTTCAGGGCTCATAATGTATACACGGGGTCTTGGGCCAAGCCATGTAAAAGAATTCTTCCCTGCATATGTTCACGAAGGTTAGAAGAAAatccaatattaaaaaaaaaaaaaaaattatgtccataacattttcacaacaaatcttaagtgagGGTTTGTTATTAACTATTACtaattggcaaaaataatttcagctgtgtttaaattagaactagtaacactagctttacctcaaaaaaattttggcttcACCGCTACCAACTTAGATTCTAGTTTATAGTTTAATCAATTGATCTAGTTTTTCTGGTTTAGATTTAAGATTTTGGGCATAAGCTAATTCATAGTTGGAAGCTTTTAAACAGAAGTTACAGGACTTAAACAACCATACATATATACTTTATTGCAGTGGCAGCTCCAAGAATTTTGTTTAGAGgggtcattaagaaatttaagttaaaaaatttttaataaaaagagaacttgaatatattaagttatcgacaaaaaaaaaaaaaaaaaaaaaattaagttttacaatttctttctacaagttttcaaattttgaattgttacaTGATAGTTCATTATGAGTATTTATTGCCAAAGTGGGTAactatgaccattttattttgttaagtttgtctaacatttttatttttatgaaatttttattatctattaatttttcattgtttttataaaaatattttaaactaaatgaataAACTTAACTCATTAGCtgtgtattaattattgatacACACAACCACATTCattcatacataaaataatacaCTACGTGACTTAACCAATTAAATGCTtgaacaatcactaactttacaatttttcttcttgaatttttctgactttataacaaaaagttattataacatgataacaatacacatACATGTAATAACCCtctctatttcctaattattaaattatataaagttacaTTATATTTATACTGTATACACaaatatccacacacatcattattcgcacaaataatattataacaaaaagtaatgcaCACAATTAATATTAGACTcattcacacacatataatataaatttataataaagagtgacacttacaattcacaaacacttacTCATACTCTTAGAGTTGGAAATACTTGTAGTAAGAGTGTATAAGATTTAAGTTAgggtgtgcaaaaatatttttaagaataaattaaaatattaaactaacaaaaaaatatattataaatatatatatatatatatatatatataaattttttttttggaagtcaGGGAACCCCCTGAACAAAGGTTAGAGCCGCCCCTGCTTTATTGCTATGAATTGAGTGAGATATAATTTGTGTTTGCTGCAACAAAATCTTTAGGAAATTAAGTTTATTGTGGACATACATACCATAATGCTTCACTGTGTGATGATCAAAGGGGAGAACACGTGGCACAATATCATCAGAGAGTTCTATGGGTTCAGAACAAGCTTGCTTTATCATCATAGAGCTATCCTTCGAGTCCCCAAAGAAAAGTCTATAGGAATTGCCTACAAGACCTTGCTTTCTTAAGCACCTCTCTAAATATTTTGGTCTTAACCATACCCAATTCAAAATCATGCATGACAACGTTGTcattataacaaaaagaacGGAGGTGGCAACTTTGTCCAGAgaaatttccattattttttttttctttgtagagagagagctagagatAGAAGAAAGTGAAGAAGAGATAAGACTGGACGTTTCTTCAACTCGTTTTTTATAGTCTTTTATTTGTTGTCAACAAGCATTCACAACTTGTCCTAAAGGAcaaggacaaaaaataaaagaaaatgacataGACATGCTTAGAGCGgcaaaaaactaattattttgTTCAGTTTCTGCCACGAAAAtaagcattatatatatatatatatatatatatatatatatatatatatatatatatacacacacacacaaacacatacacactaGCCTCTAAACACGCCTCTAAGCACGCACATTATGCGTGCTCAGAAgctttagtattttctttttttaataaaggttaataatttacatatattataatttaaaaatgtatatacacacactagcctctaagcacgcacGTTGTGCGTGCTCAGaagctattctttttttttttttgtaaaggttaataatttgcatctattataatttataaatgtatatttttatttttcaaacaaataaaaatgttaaactttagagataagaagtaactataatttcttttttgaatgcgaagggaaaaaaattataaattttaagagttctcttttttaattcaaaataaaatttattatttgatatttatgaccctatttctaaataaaattacccttcattaatgaaggtatttttgaaccacataaaagttcAGTTGAAAGAGgggaatcctcttatatatatagtatagataaagttatgattttctattatttggttatttcaaaaaagtgaaaagaaaatagtagaaactattagaagaaaaagaagattttagaaatttttatttttacaaaccaaattgatttattattattattattttgttacaaatttcacttattttctcttttctcttaattAGACAAGaagatcttctcaaaaaattagACATGAAGAGATCAAGGTCTTTCAAGGGCACCTCTAATATATGGAGAGATGATACCCACATAATGCTAACTATTGTTTGGGATAACCAGTGTAtcttcataaatatatataaatatatatatatatatatatatatatatgtaaaaatggtttagattataaaaattaaaattgaatgtTTAGGAGCATTGAAAtattatacccaaaaaaaaaaaaaaacatagaagtACCATAAAATTATCATCAGAGGTCATATTAACCAAAgattggttttttcttttgtttttgttttggtaataACTTTCCTTCCAAATGTCACCTatgtttttctccttttttttttctttttttctttttttttttttttttggtgaaaagaaGCTTCATTAAAAACTAGAAAGGAACATTAGTTTTAGGACAAATCCTGTTAAAATACATCCCATTGAGGTCATCCTCAAAAACATCAATCATGTCTACGACTCTACAAATGGACTATTAAAAGTAGAAAAATCAGCATCTAAACAAAAACTCATCCTAACAAAAATCAGCATCTAAACAAAAAATCTAGACAAAAGCTGCTTGTCATGTCTTTTGTTTTTCGCTTTTTTACTTATGCAGCTGGCGGTCATATTGATGAGCGCTTGTGGTTGCTTTTGTCTTGTGCTTCTAGTTGTTTAATTTGgttacttataaattataattacaaTAATCGGGTAAGGGCATATTGttctttcaaatcctaaattatttttttatttgtaatatcTTCTCTAAGTTTAAATTTAGGTAATCAATCCCCTACTTTATATATAAGCTTAGTTCATTattctttccaaaaatcctaagTTTTGTCATATTTAAACTTAATTTCCACaaacttacaagttacaagtctatatatattaataggcaaatttcaaaaaaaagttcaattaaaatttgaaattagaatttaattctGCACCACATATCTAAATTTAATTATGTGGGGAccaattttgaaattgttgttgcTCAACCATCTATCTTCTTTCATCATAAAAAGTGCTTTGCCCTGgactttttaattcttagaaggTTATGTAATCGATGATGCAACATGCATCACATGAATCATGGGtgatgtctttttatttttttgtggtcACATTAAGCTAGCTCATTCTTGATTATAAACAACATTGAATATCAGATACAACTACTatcaacaatattttattttattttattttgttgttgttgagaaacCTATTAACAAATCCAATGAAAAGatgttttttttacaaaaatttcttGGAGCTTTATATTTGATTGTACGAAAAAACCggtgattttgtttttgagatCTTCTCCTGCGACAACAATTTTATATGGGCCACCACAAATATTTTGTCTCTCCTATTTTTGGCAATTGGATTGCTAAGATTCAAATTTTTCTCCCTCCTATTTTGGCAATTGGATTGccacaattcaaaattttctctctttcttttcagcTAGTTGGGCAGTTGAATACATGCACAAAAATTGGGCAGTAgcaatttcggcaatggtattgtcaaaattgctttttttctctcctccatCTGATAACAtcgtttctttcttctctcctaCTTTTTCTCACAATTTCAGCAACATAATTTCCAATATTCACCTCTCTCCTCATGTTGTAGTACATATATCACaaataaactcaaatttaagcaatatttagccaaaagactctctataaacattcatttaatatttaacaaactatcaactaatataaaaacaaaaacaaaaacaaaaaaacattatttcttaatacattataATCAGTGGCGGAGCTAGTAATTTTTTCTAAAGGCCAaactaaatataacaaaattattaggggttttttatttataattttatatttttataattttttaaaaaaaaatcatgacataATTCTTGATTAATTGgatctttgatcatcttaaTCAAGAATAATGTTCTAAGGAAGCAGAATGTTATTTCTTCAATTCTCATCTTTGAGCCTTTTTAGATGGTAATCCTTGACCTTTGAGCTCTTTTTATCTTAAATTATGCATCAATTGTCAATAATTTTCCCTTAAAATTACtcatattttgatatttgaatattgaattttATACACTAGTTATatatccatttaaaaaatatataaataataaactgTATACAATCAATCAAGCAATataaattcacataaaaaaactaaatataaaataaattaatatgataGGGGCAAAGTGATAGAGatctagagagagagaccaGCGTCAATTGATTTGTGAACAGAGTTGATGCAAGTCACCAAATGGAGGCTAAAAGCAGctggcagtttttttttttttttttttttttttttttttttttttttttttttttaacgacaaattttttttaaagcaatacggcgttttttttttttttttttttggtcttattatttttttcattaggaGGACTGGAGGAGTACTTCTAATTGGAACTTGGAAGAGGATTCTTGAATAACAAAgaatttgtttgtcatttttattattatattttcctttttggatattttgtttttcctttttgggatATTATTGATATGGGAATTTGTTAAATGTTGCTCtatataattttgttcaaaGAGAATTAATTGAACCAAGAATATCTTTTACTGTCTAAACTTATTCTTAAGTTTGGTTGTGAATTGTAACATTAGAATATAACTTAAGATATatatttaggaaatattttatttataaaattatattttttaaatatttaaaaaaaaaattgatagagaggtaagttattttttatggttttttatttttataattgttacatgtatatggaaagtttatttatttggaaatatattaattttaaaaattattgcacctactaaggaatagctattacaacccttttagagcatttacatccaaagatgtaaaaaaaatacctattttacatcctcaaacactactttatctattttaccaacccATTCAACAATACACCTAACATCTCAAttcttatttttacatacaatccaataaaataatataaactacaaaatcaaataatataaaatactcttctctttctttccttccggtctctttttctcttcaccCACAACCTCAAATATAACCAACCACCACACCCACAAACAAAACTAGCCACCTCCACCACAATTAAAATCAACCTCCAACGCCACCACAATCAATATCGATCCAAAAATCAATCCcatagcaccaaaaaaaaaaaaaaaaaaaaaaaacactaaactaaactaaaccaCAGTAGCCACCACTGCCAAATCcatacccacaaacccaaataaaaataaaatcaaaaccacaacccacaacccacaacaACCAACCACCAACCACAAAAAACAAAGTAACCACCACTACCAAACCCACCGCCGCTGCACACACCCCACCACCATCATCACcgaaaatacaaacaaaaacccaaatccaaacacacaaaATCCACCGTGAAACCCACAAAACCCATAATccaaacctagaaaaaaaacCACAATCGGAGATGGGAGGAAGGCAAAGATAAGTGAGAGGGAGGAAAAGGAGAGTGAGAGGGGCAAAGATGAGAGAAGGAGGTGCAGGAGAGTGAGAGAGGCGGAGATAAGAGGGAGGCTGAGATGGAGAGAGGAGTGATAGaggtgagagagggagaggtaGATGGTTTGAGAGGAGGAGAGAGTGTGTGAGGAGAGAgaagataataaaatatagtattttGGTTTTTACAACTTGCTACAATAGATTGTATATTTGAAAACCAATTGTTCACGGTTGcttaaaaaaatagcaatttatACTCGAATAAGCTTGATTCTTGGAGTGTTGGTTGGTAAAATAGCAACTAGAGGGTTTTTACACCCTCCTTACTCCCAATGCTAATGTTCttaaagaggaatagttatttttcattttaaagattAGTTATTCATAGGAATAACTATGAATAGCTAAACCATAACtattaataaaaacataaacaaactaAAGAATAGCTAAAaatcataggaataactattacgtTACAatgcctattacagtctaccaaacatgtcTTTAGGAATATACGAGTATTgttaatagaaattttaaaaagttggggggggggggggggggaggggggggggcaTGGCCCCCCTCTAGCTCCACCTATGCGCTGACTCACCAGGACGGAGGTGTAACAAGTCAACCACTTCCCATAGACATTCTAGTATGTATTTCTCTTTGATAATagtttaattttgcatatttatattattattagaagcattatcatacttattttgagttaattcatgcattttatatttggttttggaataatgttgaataattaattttgtgcttaattgaattttaatgcatGAATTTGCCTTCAGTAGGAGAATGAGATTAAATAAGTGAATTTGTACAAAGAAGAAGGCTGATAGACTTTACTTTTATAAGGGTCATAATGAAAGTCAAAGTAGGCCAACCTAATGAAATTtgagtccaattggagcaaggaatcaaaggaaatttgcaccaaatccaagtccaattcatACTAGGATTCCAACTTGTGTACCAGTTATTATCTTGGACATAACTTTCAGCTTAGATGTCCAATCAAGATAATTCAAGTTGGGATGGAAatttaacttaaagggctacaactttgtagtttaccaaaattccaaattctaACGTTAAACAGGCCAAAAACTTCGGTTaaatgaaacctaaaaacctgtgattttctccaaacgagaATTCAACTTGTAGTAGGATTCCTTGATCtgtttaaaggctctttagggaaaAATTTGGAGGAGAGCTGCCATAGAAcgtaatttaggttttcttaaagtttctttacaatttttagagttttatttgtgttatggctTGCTAGAAGCCTTGCTAAGGCAAGGGATGAAACCCAACCTTTTATTGGcatattcttaacaattatttttatgattttaatgcttatgttattatgttttttgattgatttactcatctagaaaagtgtttagttctgtataattttttgatttatcGTAGACTCCAAGCAAGttaaggccttgtttggatttttttttttttttttttttttgatcattCATCACTCCTACTCAATTTCTGTCACTCATCACTTTTCACTTAAAACACCCCACCCcatttggcaccatcactcacttgtcatcactcaatatttttcaactatttGTGGGCCACATACCTGTAACTTGGTGCagcttttactttttgttttttttccttcaacccccAGTACCCAAACTCACAGAACccagtaaaagaaaaaaaaaaacagccaaTGGAgaccagtgaaagaagaagaaaaaaaaaagaaaaagagaaaaagaaagaaagaactcaGCCAATGGAgaccaaaaatattatgtaatgaAGAACAAAAAAGCGAACTAACAAGAgcgaaaaggaagaaaaaagaaaagaagaaagaacaacTGAAGAACagtggagaagaaagaaaaaaaaatggtcaaaagttgcggctaaCCTGACTAGTGGATCCCTCCATGTGTatttaattaccaaaatgccattgGAAACAAAGttatagaaactgaaaacacctaaaatgtattttcagtttccataattcatcactcaaaaa
This DNA window, taken from Quercus robur chromosome 2, dhQueRobu3.1, whole genome shotgun sequence, encodes the following:
- the LOC126712501 gene encoding cytochrome P450 72A397-like isoform X2, translated to MSPEQIKDVFTKIGDFQKPKPNPLARLLTMGVVYYEGEKWAKHRKIINPAFHMEKLKFMLPAFYQSCIDMISQWERLISEDGSYELDVWPYLENLSSDVISRTAFGSSYKEGRRIFELQKEQAQLVVKVEQSVYFPGLRFLPTKTHRRMKEIEREVQDLLMGIIKKREKASKGRNDDLLGILMESNSKEIKEFGNKKSAGMSIKDVIEECKLFYFAGEETTSVLLVWTMVLLSKYPNWQARAREEVLQVFGKNKPDFDGLNHLKIVTMILNEALRLYPPVALLTRIVHKETKLGNLIIPAGVEIALPTILVHHDYELWGESANQFNPERFSEGISKATKGQVSFFPFGGGPRICVGQNFALIETKMALSLILQNLSFETSSSYAHAPSSIITVQPQFGAHIILHKI
- the LOC126712501 gene encoding cytochrome P450 CYP72A219-like isoform X1; this translates as MEISLDKVATSVLFVIMTTLSCMILNWVWLRPKYLERCLRKQGLVGNSYRLFFGDSKDSSMMIKQACSEPIELSDDIVPRVLPFDHHTVKHYGKNSFTWLGPRPRVYIMSPEQIKDVFTKIGDFQKPKPNPLARLLTMGVVYYEGEKWAKHRKIINPAFHMEKLKFMLPAFYQSCIDMISQWERLISEDGSYELDVWPYLENLSSDVISRTAFGSSYKEGRRIFELQKEQAQLVVKVEQSVYFPGLRFLPTKTHRRMKEIEREVQDLLMGIIKKREKASKGRNDDLLGILMESNSKEIKEFGNKKSAGMSIKDVIEECKLFYFAGEETTSVLLVWTMVLLSKYPNWQARAREEVLQVFGKNKPDFDGLNHLKIVTMILNEALRLYPLGASLLRIVHKETKLGNLIILAGVEIALPTIPVHHDYELWGENAKQFNLERFSEGISKATKGQVSFFPFGGGPRICVGQNFALIETKMALSLIL
- the LOC126712501 gene encoding cytochrome P450 CYP72A219-like isoform X3, with translation MEISLDKVATSVLFVIMTTLSCMILNWVWLRPKYLERCLRKQGLVGNSYRLFFGDSKDSSMMIKQACSEPIELSDDIVPRVLPFDHHTVKHYGKNSFTWLGPRPRVYIMSPEQIKDVFTKIGDFQKPKPNPLARLLTMGVVYYEGEKWAKHRKIINPAFHMEKLKFMLPAFYQSCIDMISQWERLISEDGSYELDVWPYLENLSSDVISRTAFGSSYKEGRRIFELQKEQAQLVVKVEQSVYFPGLRFLPTKTHRRMKEIEREVQDLLMGIIKKREKASKGRNDDLLGILMESNSKEIKEFGNKKSAGMSIKDVIEECKLFYFAGEETTSVLLVWTMVLLSKYPNWQARAREEVLQVFGKNKPDFDGLNHLKIVTMILNEALRLYPPVALLTRIVHKETKLGNLIIPAGVEIALPTILVHHDYELWGESANQFNPERFSEGISKATKGQVSFFPFGGGPRICVGQNFALIETKMALSLILQNLSFETSSSYAHAPSSIITVQPQFGAHIILHKI